Genomic window (Sebastes umbrosus isolate fSebUmb1 chromosome 21, fSebUmb1.pri, whole genome shotgun sequence):
TTTTCACCTGCAAATCACCAAATCCATGCCTGCTGGTTGCATCTGTCTCAATAATATAAATACTGGACTATTACACTTTAGCAGACTACTGTACTTTAGTCAAAGATACTCTGTTGAGCTCACTTTGTTACTCAAAGTCAGTCGTACTCATTAGCTTCTGTGACCTCGCCGTGCACCCTGCCTGCTACCTAAGCATACACTATGTACTGTTGCAaagcactgcacacacacacacacacatacacacaacacgCCGCTCAACTTATTATGGTATATGCAGAGTCATTTGTATGGATGCATTCAGTGAGATAGTTAATCTGTAAGCGCCTGTCGGAGAAAGCAATTAACCTCGCGGACCACCGGGGAGTTGATATGAGTGAGAGAGCATCTCGCCGCCATTTAAATATACACCACAGGGACtcgctcgctcacattcagccAACCTATTATTCATCATCAGCGCTTTAAACGGCCTCTTCATGAAGACAGCTAGACAGGCCTCAAACCCCTTTTgcatatacatgtgtatattgtacacacacacacacacacacacacatagaggtaTTTATTTCCACACCCAGACTGACTGATCCCCGTGGATCTGGAGTTTCAGAGTGCCCTTGACGCAGAAATGATTAAGGTCAGCTAAAGAACAAGAAAATTAAATGCTGCATTCCTGGTGATCAGGGAATTTACCAGACACTGGAGGGAACTATGCAGAGCCCCTGCCAAGTCTGGAGAAGGGAGATACAGCACGTCCAgcatgattattttcactgcCAGTTTAGATTTCAGCGTTCCAAAATATCCTACAGAAAGCAACTATTGCTCATGTTGTACTATGACATTTATACAACTTTTGGTCAACTTTTTTGTGTTTGTCCGAGCGAGAAACTTTTCACAGGCCGTTCGATATGAATCCCACTTTTGTGTTTGTGGCTACTGACCTGCCAGCCCATTCGCTCATGCATCAGTGACCTCTCTAATGAGGAGACACAGATGGACGGAGGAGGAGATTGCGATAAATGAGCGAATGCACAAGAAAGGGAGGAAGATGGAGATCAAGCAGTTACTATAAAATCTAGAGATATGGGTGCAGTGGTTTTGCACAAAACTGTATTGGACTTTTAGTGAGACAAACTTCTctcagaggcagaggaggtaGTGATAAAAAGAACCACATTTATAGCTGCTTGGCTCTATGGCTGGCAATGTCTgcagagtgaaatatctcaactactATTTCATGTATTGCCATGagattttgtacagacattcattgcACCCTGAGATTGAATCACAATGACTTTGTTGAAATTTGGTGCATTGTACTATCTAGTGCCATTATCAGgtcaaaatataatttacattttatgaccAGATACCTGATTACATCTCCATCAGGCTTAGCTTTTCTGAAACCACAGGAACATTGAATGTCgccgtttctgaatcaaaaatgCGTTttctaaatacatttcatatcagcctcgtatcacgcttgcagaaatccacaatgccacgtggttaacgctGTGAAACgactggttaggtttaggcaactaaattacttaggttagaaaaaagatcatggttctAATCatggtgttaaaataataatgtaacaacctTACAACCTTAGTATCCGTAAACAACAACTgtccttagtggactttcttacgtaacatTACATATTACGTACTACTTGGTTGCGTATATTGTTACGTAACAGGTTtaacaacgttacgtaacaagcgtcaAGTCagcgtttacttttggtttcacacgggacactaacagctgcctcctggctgaaagtcctgtgtttgtttgacccgtccaccaccCTCTCATCCAgactttcttgcttgttataaGCATTATTagaccacgtaactttcaataatgcCCGCTCCATATACTACGTCatttgctctgaccgaatgcaaaaaatccccaaaaacaTATCAACATTTACTCTAATATATCCATGATTTCTTTCCTGGAGACTGGACTGGTACATGAATGTTTAGTGCTAATAAGCAAATTTTAGCTTgcttaaacaaaaacaaagaagaagaatctgaatgcattatacctgcttaacatcagGATGTTAGCTCTCAGCAAAACAAAGTATTTGTACTGTATTTGCAAATTGTCATTACCTGTTTTCCGGTCATTCATGATGACTATAACAACGTTCATTTTATAAAGATCAGTCACATACCTGAGTTTGAAAAACATGCCACGACTGAAAATGTCCTGTCTAGAGGATTTAATCCAATTGGTGTCATTCAATAGTTCATGGACATGATTTACAGGTTTTGGCATAAAAGCAAAACAGCgagatgaaaaatgttttaaaaatggccagACCTATAAAATTTTTGTATCAAGTCAGCGATTCTTGGCAGTTTAGACCGTTCTGAACACATAATAATTGGCACTAAAGTTTAACATAACTTTGTACCGTACAGAAGTGTTTTTCAGCTGCAACTCAACGTAGAAATCAAGACGTTTCAAATGCCCAATGGATTTAATTTCCGTATTTAGACTATTTAATGTGATTATTTCTTAGAACCCAATGTGCTGCATAAAAAAATCAACGACATCATTACAAACATTCTTCGCACCCCATAAATCCACTGTCGAGTACCAGTGTAACACACGGCGAAGGATTGCAGCATCAAACCTGACCACATGGTCTAAACATTTCCCTGTCGACAAGAGGCCTCGGCTCTTACAGTAACATCCGCTTCTGATTAAAGCTCCAGCTTTGTCCTTTTTAAGTCAACATTGGAGCAGACTGGGGCCAGGTTTGGGTTAGGAGGGTGTTCACCTCGACCGCAACATGCACACACGATCAAATGATGCAGATGCACATTTAGAATATTAAGTTAAACATAAAAGGAGTCCTATTAGAGGTATTGGACAGTTTAGTTGTGGAAACAGTCGTGCTTTTGGACTCATCAGAGATCCGTGTTGTGTTTAAGTAATTTCCTTGCATACCACTGACTGTTTGAGTGAACTCCAAACACAAAAACCTtcagaaagcaaataaactCACAACAGATGCATTGCGGTGATGAAAGATGCGTCTGTTTTATCCACAGATACACTGCTATGCAAGTCTGGCACCTTTTGTGTTTTCATATaacaatatttattaatttaatttccgAATTCTTTGGTTGATTAATTTATCTTGACTGAGACATCAATCTGCGCCAAACTTTTATTAACTCttggttttatgtgtgtgtaatctGCAGATTGCTTGTCTCTGCAGATGATGTCTTCTGTCACTTGTTTGAGTTTAATGAGTCTTTTATCGCTAGTTTTTACTTTGTGCTGTTGATCATAGTAGTGATCAATGTATGCTTCCAGGTCTGCTATAGCTCCACTGTTGGTGATTAGCTCAAAAGTATTTCAACTTTGTCTTTCAGAGTGACGCCAAGATGGACGCCACCTCCGTACATCGGAGTCCcagagtcgtgtttctggccacctgatgaatgtaagtccatactctccttttagctctggcCTCCACCCATTCATGGAGGTCTGACGACCGATAAGCCTCTAGGGGGCAAGGGGcaatatttctggggttctggtgtagccagcggatatctggGCCAATACTTCCTTTTCCGCGATTATattattaatcgattatcaaaatagttgccgattaatttaatagttaacaactaatcgattaatcaatgaatcgtTGCAGCTTTAGAGTTGCGAGACCATGTGTACGACCGCATTGTTTCtcgccagtttacaagctaacaacaagctaaatcatcatcagagtTAGCCGCTGGGTTctgagattgcatttcggccaatgcgttCAACCTCTTTAGCTCTTCActcggactgtttacctgcattcaaccaaagcctgctcaaacatgattggtcaatactattCACACTACAAACGCTTctgataccaaaatcttgtcccgttgttGCCTACATATTCTGCATAGAGATAAGGGTTAAAATACTAACGtaaacgtaaaaaaaaataccacccTTACCGGACTTTCTTACGTaatgttacgtaacaagcgtaaactcaacatttacttttggtttcgGTCTGGAGActaacagcggcctcctgggtgaaagtcgtGTGTTTTCTGACGACTGGGCTGAGTTTTCAATACACGCACACTCCTCTcctgttttttgtctgtttcctgctgttcctctctgtccccgtttctctctctgatgtcTCTGAAACTCTTCATGTGCTGTGGGTCTCATTTGATCTACAGCGTCAGACATCTGGAGCACTGCTCCACTCAAACACCTGTTTTCAATTCAGGCAGCCGACAGAAACATTTGATTGTTTCTCACAACCAGActtttttccctctccctcccgTTGACTCACAGACTATTTGTTATGTTTAAGCTAAAGAGCAGCTCTCCTATAGGTAATAGATGGAAGAATAATTTGAACTTGATTAAGACCAATTGAGAGGAAAATACACTGTATGATTTTCCAGGTATTATGTCTGCAATTTTGGCACCTATAGCTGTTGCTTTCAAATAGGTTCAGTATGTTTGAGATTAACAGAATGAGTAACGTCTGAATGTTCAACTTTTACTCTTTAACTTGATGGAAAATAATTAGAAGAATTAAGTCCATATGAGATGTCAAATGATGTGGCTGCACAGGAATGCTTTACATTATGCTAAAtgaaatacatatatactgtaatcAACTAAATTGTGAAATATCTTTCATCTCTGATTGTTGCGGATTAACAAGCTGTGAacagtgttatttattttctggCGAAACATATGTACATTATATTTGGTGTTGAACAAGAATGCATGCATTGACATGTGCAGGGAGCCCAACCACAGagcaaaaaaaatcactaaACATAATGAAGTGAGAATAAAGAATGTCCGTGGCTTCGCTGCCAACTCCCTGAAACACTTAATTATGCCTAATTGTTTAGAggaaagaacacacacagaggcaattAGGAAGGAAATGCATGGGCAACTCTTCACAGGGAAACAGCATTTACGCAAAAGAATAACAAAGTACAATGTTTGCACAATACTATGTTAAACTATATGTGTGCAAATAAACGTATGATAGAGGCTATCACTGCTTCTATTTGAATATCGCCTACTTTTTTACCATATatgacatattattatatttttctcaTGTTTGACAAATATATGCATTCTATAGTGTAAATACAAAAGTCTGGTTTTATAAAAGGCAAATAAATATCATCAAAAACATCATCAAATACCAACTCCTGCTTAGGAAAGTTTACATATGTGTGTATAGCTCTTTCATGGCTCTTCAgagcattaaagggatagtttgacattttggaaaatgcaTGTATTCGCTTTATGGAGTATGGatggatgagaagattgataccaatATGAGGCCAGCAAGAGCAGCTGGgtagcttagtttagcacaaagacaggaaacagagagaaacagctagcctggatCATAAAAAATCCACCAACCAGCACTtcatttttttacctttttgtttaaaaaatggtgTACTGTTCTTAGCTAAGAAATAGTCCGGTACGTAACCCCCCTTAAAATAGCGAATGTTTGTACACTgcagtttttgtacagattaaacaaacaagatttgacgtgttaattattgagctttagaggtgctggtaggagtattttgttgcctttggatggagccaggctagctgtttccccgtttccagtctttgtgctaagctaaactaaccagcTGAGAGTGGTGTCTATCTTCTcatttaaaggaccaatgtgtAGCATTCAGGGGGATcaattggtagaaatggaatataatatcaataagcatgttttctttagtgtacaatcacctgaaaataagaatcattgtgttttcgttagcttagaatgagccgtttatatctacatagggagcgggtcctcttcacggagccggccgccatgtttctacagtcgactagaacggacaaactaaacactggctctagatagggacatttgcggtttcacattttcatgttaGCCACTGTAGTTTTCCTACATgtttggcacacaggagaagtttcaggtggttgcaatctgcaacctcactgctagatgccgccagatcctacacactgcacctttaaaatagTGAATGTTTTtacactgcagttttttttacggattaaacaaacaagatttgATGTGTTAGTTagagagctttagaggtgctggtaggcatattttgttacctttggacagagccaggctagccgtttcccccTTTTTTCAGTCTATATGCTAAGCTCAGCTGAGAGTGGTATCTATGTTCTCATTTAACTCTtccagaaagtgaataagcgtatctctcaaaatgttaaactaaaaTGCCTaatgatttaatataaaaagGTTTATTACATACAGTACGCAAGTTAAATATGTGCAGGAACGTAAGGATATACATATTAAACGTCTCATACAAAAGTAGGCATGcctcatacatacagtacatatataagcaccactgcacatacagtatatgtacacacactcatactatacagacacacacacacacatcccataAAGAATTGGTCACTGCTCAACCAGCCGAAGTACTTCAAGCAAAAGCAGtacttacagtatgttaatCAAATgagatttcacaataaaagtttaAACAGGTGATGACACGTACATATAAAACAATAGTATGACAAAATATGTGTAATAGATGAATAACTTTCATCTACCAGTATTCTCTCTTAATTTGGTAATTTGTTGAATCTGCTCTGCAATTCAATATTGTGCAaaactgtcttttcttttctttccacaAACTGTATTAATGACAAAGGCTTCATCCCTTCTTGGATCACACCGCAACCCAGAGGATTGAAATGTTAGTGCCGCCCTCGTGTGTTATCTGGTTAACTCGTCCGCGGATACAGTCCAGAGTAACATACACCGCTGTGCCGTTCTGGACGGGAAATGAAGCTCGCAGCCCGATGCTGGCCCACTCGCTACCTTCAGGCATATGTCCAGACACCTGCTGAGCCACAGGACCTGCCTGCCCGCCCTGAACCCCCGACCGCTGCAGAGTGAGTTTCACAATATTGCAGGAGTGTATCAGCTTCAGGTTGAGGGCTATGTTTGCTGTCCCTTTCTCGTGGAATATAAAGTTCTTCCGGCTGTTTGGCTCCCCCGAGCGGGCCAAATGAACCTGCGGCGTGTCGGCGCTGATCTGCTGGAACGACAGCTGCTTATTCCTGACTGCTCCGGAGGGCAGACCAGTCCTGGACACGGTGGCAGTCAGGGCTGACGACACCGCCGAGGGAATCCAGATGAGGCTCAGCATGCTGATCCCAGTGCTGTCCCCAAAGTAGCGGATGTTGCACTGCGACGGAGATGTGATCTCAAAGCTGAGCGTGTCCCCACCGGCGACGCTCACAGCGCCAGAGAGGGTGATGGAGGTGTCCCTGTAGTTGACGCCCGTTTTGAAGGCTTGCATCGCCTCCTGGCCTGTCCCGTTGTGGTTAGTGTAGGCAATCAGGGAGAAACCCTCTCGAACGCAGGTGTGGCCCATCGAGTAGAGCGCCTGCTGGAAGACGAACTTCACAACACCGCTTTCCGTGAAGCGCACACCGCGGTTGTCGTGCGTTAGTATGATCATATACGGGTCGGACACTGAGGTCATGCGGAAAGTTGGGCGGTAGCTGGTCTGGTAGTGCGTCAACAGGGACATCTGAGCCGTCATAGCTACGGCGCCGGTGTCATGCGACAACCAGAGCAGGCTGAAAGAGGGAGTAGCGATATCGTAGACGTGAATGTCCTTGCTCTGGTTGCAGTGTTGGTTCGGACTCTTCAGCAGCAGAGTGAAGGTGTGGTTGGGCTCCACCTCGACGCCACTGCTGACGCTGACGCCCTGGAAGTACTTCCCGTCCGGCTGTTCGATGCGAACCCCGCTGAGGTCCAGACCCTCCTCCTCTTGGCTCCCGTTGAGCCTCATTCCCAACTGAAGGAAGTTCCTGCAGCTGTGCTTTATCGCAAAGTTGTGATCCAACCACACCAGGCCGTGCTGCAGGAACGTCAGCTGCCCAGCCTCGTTGGACAGCAGATCGATTCTCTCTTTTCCGTGGATGTTTAGTTGGAGCCCGGGGAAAATGTGGGCGCCAGAGGTCCTGGCATGGGGGACCCCCACACTGGCCTCCCAAGACAGGGAGAGTCGGCTCTCTGAAGGCTGACCGCAGACTGAGTCGCTGATAGCGGTGCAGGGAGCAGAAACAGGCTCTCCATCACAGTCAAAACAGGCCTGACACTCCTGCAGCTCCTGGTTGTAGAAGTAGTCGTGACCACATACGCCCATCAGTGCTTCTCTCTCAGAGACTCCCAGACACCTGAACCCCCCTGTGCAGTTAAAGACGGAGAGAATAGAGAAACCAAGGAGTGAAAAGGTGGAAAATTtgttctaaaatgaaaatactaagagggaaatattattttagggatgcacaatatggattttttttcagcagaTACCGATAACCCATAATTACACAGGCAAAGTCATGTTCGGCCCTCTAGTAGGTGTGCTGCGCTTTCTAAAATTTGCACCAGGCCCATGCACACGTTTAGAACTGGTGGCGCTCCCTAATCcctaatacataataatataaaaaagtgTGTTACCTGGAGTATTAAGGCACTTCACTCGCTCTCCACAGATGTTTGGTACTTCAAGGCATTCATCTCTGTCCTGCaattcaaacacatttttaacgTTAATAATAGAAGGGCTgctccctcttagtcgattagtcagcttatcggtcgttttggtcttagtcgactaagatttctttagtcgattagtatttttttcatgctgaatgacttatttctaagaaacttatgagcacatctttggtaaaaacaagatttaaagaggTGCTTCTGTGcaattctttgtggagaaactcagttttacagatctgttgattaaatcaactaatcgattagtcaacaaagttgtatgagtgttagtcgactaagaatttctttggtcgaggacagccctaaataatagGTTGTACAGAAACTGCAAATATCTGAGTTTAGTTTTATCCTAATGAGGGATGAGTGTGAACATCTTCCCTCCAAATCAGCTGTTATTATATTTACTCATTGCTGCCATATGCCTGAAAACCTCTGACTGATCCCACCATATGACACCACAACCATCAGCTGGAACTCATtcacacttgtgtgtgtgtgtggttttcacACATCAGATAACACCAATCTAGTCCAGATATCAGTCTCACCATCATGAAAACAGACATCAGATCAGTATTTTAAAGGGCCATACCTGGCACATCCTGTCTGCAGTGGGAGAACATTGTGAGATCAGAAAGAAACCTGGTGGACACATGGTGCACTTCTCACACTGAGGTGTATCCCTCTGGAAATCACAAAACTCCTCCTGCCCGCAGGGTGAAGGGCATCCCAGTAGGGGTTGAGGAAAATGAGCCTCTCCGACTACATCCATCACCTTCGCATCCACGTCCATTTTGTGCACAGCGTAGGACTTCTGCAGGTGGCTGCGGGCCTGGCTTTGCAGACCCGCCAGGTGGCTCTCGAAGTAGCTCTGCAGCTCACCCTGCAGGCCCTGGAAGGAGACCTGTTTGACGGTGTCCGAGAGGAGGCCGTACTGGGCCTTCACCACGTCCATCTGCTCGTACATACG
Coding sequences:
- the si:ch211-37e10.2 gene encoding uncharacterized protein si:ch211-37e10.2 isoform X1, whose translation is MMHSFWRFFSTFGNQNLNLHFSSSFAGREIKLKQKKMVLVTPALLLLSWASLQAVAEICRGSHCYGAETADPRPCTGAHCPGGRSSRPPRQFNPTTQGRAAQIVASQHHAYPGSPRAASDAYPAVQPLRGGGGGGGGGARMREVLPAGCTDADCVAALVKQFHPTNDTRDCRGIECRLPARIRPRARARSCVGEGCSSEESASQLPPPLHLSDRAAQFLGDFPELGYPSSELGGAPLGVQLTCDIKPGENEVPSEDALILHLQLAKGQEKLVEALRAQQMVIRDLQQKLVDQQEALLSQQREILDQQRRMYEQMDVVKAQYGLLSDTVKQVSFQGLQGELQSYFESHLAGLQSQARSHLQKSYAVHKMDVDAKVMDVVGEAHFPQPLLGCPSPCGQEEFCDFQRDTPQCEKCTMCPPGFFLISQCSPTADRMCQDRDECLEVPNICGERVKCLNTPGGFRCLGVSEREALMGVCGHDYFYNQELQECQACFDCDGEPVSAPCTAISDSVCGQPSESRLSLSWEASVGVPHARTSGAHIFPGLQLNIHGKERIDLLSNEAGQLTFLQHGLVWLDHNFAIKHSCRNFLQLGMRLNGSQEEEGLDLSGVRIEQPDGKYFQGVSVSSGVEVEPNHTFTLLLKSPNQHCNQSKDIHVYDIATPSFSLLWLSHDTGAVAMTAQMSLLTHYQTSYRPTFRMTSVSDPYMIILTHDNRGVRFTESGVVKFVFQQALYSMGHTCVREGFSLIAYTNHNGTGQEAMQAFKTGVNYRDTSITLSGAVSVAGGDTLSFEITSPSQCNIRYFGDSTGISMLSLIWIPSAVSSALTATVSRTGLPSGAVRNKQLSFQQISADTPQVHLARSGEPNSRKNFIFHEKGTANIALNLKLIHSCNIVKLTLQRSGVQGGQAGPVAQQVSGHMPEGSEWASIGLRASFPVQNGTAVYVTLDCIRGRVNQITHEGGTNISILWVAV
- the si:ch211-37e10.2 gene encoding uncharacterized protein si:ch211-37e10.2 isoform X2, with product MVLVTPALLLLSWASLQAVAEICRGSHCYGAETADPRPCTGAHCPGGRSSRPPRQFNPTTQGRAAQIVASQHHAYPGSPRAASDAYPAVQPLRGGGGGGGGGARMREVLPAGCTDADCVAALVKQFHPTNDTRDCRGIECRLPARIRPRARARSCVGEGCSSEESASQLPPPLHLSDRAAQFLGDFPELGYPSSELGGAPLGVQLTCDIKPGENEVPSEDALILHLQLAKGQEKLVEALRAQQMVIRDLQQKLVDQQEALLSQQREILDQQRRMYEQMDVVKAQYGLLSDTVKQVSFQGLQGELQSYFESHLAGLQSQARSHLQKSYAVHKMDVDAKVMDVVGEAHFPQPLLGCPSPCGQEEFCDFQRDTPQCEKCTMCPPGFFLISQCSPTADRMCQDRDECLEVPNICGERVKCLNTPGGFRCLGVSEREALMGVCGHDYFYNQELQECQACFDCDGEPVSAPCTAISDSVCGQPSESRLSLSWEASVGVPHARTSGAHIFPGLQLNIHGKERIDLLSNEAGQLTFLQHGLVWLDHNFAIKHSCRNFLQLGMRLNGSQEEEGLDLSGVRIEQPDGKYFQGVSVSSGVEVEPNHTFTLLLKSPNQHCNQSKDIHVYDIATPSFSLLWLSHDTGAVAMTAQMSLLTHYQTSYRPTFRMTSVSDPYMIILTHDNRGVRFTESGVVKFVFQQALYSMGHTCVREGFSLIAYTNHNGTGQEAMQAFKTGVNYRDTSITLSGAVSVAGGDTLSFEITSPSQCNIRYFGDSTGISMLSLIWIPSAVSSALTATVSRTGLPSGAVRNKQLSFQQISADTPQVHLARSGEPNSRKNFIFHEKGTANIALNLKLIHSCNIVKLTLQRSGVQGGQAGPVAQQVSGHMPEGSEWASIGLRASFPVQNGTAVYVTLDCIRGRVNQITHEGGTNISILWVAV